Genomic segment of Streptomyces zhihengii:
CTGATCCGGCCGTGACGCCGGCGAGCGGCCGGGCCGGGCCGGGTCAGGCCGGCTCGACGGTGACGGTGCACAGGCGTTTGGTCGCCCGGGTCAGGGCGACGTACAAGTCCCTCTCCCCGCACGGGCGGGCGGTGCGGATCTCCTCCGGGTCCACGACGACGACACCGTCGAATTCGAGGCCGCGCGCTTCGGACGCCGGCACGACGCGTGCGTGCCGGGCGACGCCCCGGGCCGTCAGTTCGCCCACCGCGGTGTCCGCGCAGATCACTCCCAGAAGCTCGCCCGGGTGCGCGGCGCTCTGGGCGCGGAGTTCCCGGACGACGGCGGCGACCAGCCCGTCCGGGGATGCGGTCAGGGTGCGAGGGCGGTCACCGCTGCGCAGGGACCGGGTGGGCTTCTGGTCCGGAGCGATCCGTGCGAGCAGGTCCCGGACGCCCTCCAGGATCTGCTGCGTGGTGCGGTAGCTGACGGTGAGGTCGTGCAGGTCGAACCGCGGGCCGACGTGGGGGCCCAGTGCCTCCTTCCAGTCGCGTGCCGTGGCGGCCGGGCCCGACTGGGCGAAGTCACCCACCAGTGTCATCCCCCTGGCCGGACAGCGGCGGACGATCATCCGCCACTGCATGGCCGTCAGCTCCTGCGCCTCGTCGACGACGACGTGCCCGTACGTCCGCCGGGGAGGGCCGTCGACCAGGCTCGCCGCCTCGTCCAGCAACGGCACGTCGGCATCGGTCCACGGGGCGTCCGCACCGCGCAGCAGCAGGGACCGCTCCTGCGCGGTGAGGAGGGGCAGGCACACGGCGAGAGCGTCGGCGTCCGTCAGGAGCGCCTTCACGAGGTCACCGGGTGCCAGCCGCGGCCACAACGCCTCGACCGCCCGGTCGACGCCGGCGTCGTCGAGCAGATCGGCCCGGACGGCGTCCACGTCCAGCTCGTGGGCCGGGCCCGGGTCGGCCGCTCCTTCGGCGCGGCGCCGGTCGGCTCCCGTGAACCGGTCGAGGTCCAGGCCCGTCATCCTGGCGGCGTCGGCGTCGATCTGCTCCAGGACGTCGCCCATGTCCCGTCGCATCGCGGCGGTGACGGCGTCGACCAGGAGCTCCGTGAACACCTGGCGGGCGGGGTTGTGTCCCGGTACGGCCGCCACGGCGGCGTCGCGTGCCGCGGCGACCTCCACGTCGGACAGGCGGACCAGTTGCCGTCCGACGCGCACGGCGAAGTCACCGGCGGGGGCCTGGTGGCGGCGCAGCAGCGCGGCCAGGGCGTCGGCGAGGCCGGCGCCGCCCTTGAGCCGCGCCGTCCCGTACGGGTCCGCCGTGTCCGTGGGTACTCCGGCCAGTTCCCGGCAGGTCGTCAGGTCGACCTCGTTCTCCCCGAGGGAGGGAAGGACCTGGGAGATGTAGTCGAGGAAGCGGGCGTTCGGGCCCACCACCAGGACGCCCTCCTGCGCGGCGCGCGGGAACGCGTAGAGGACGTAGGCCGCCCGGTGCAGGGCGACCACCGTCTTCCCGGTGCCGGGTCCGCCCTGCACGACCGTCACACCGCGGTGGGCGGAGCGGACGATGGCGTCCTGTTCGGCCTGCAGCGTCGCGACGGCCGCGTGCATCCTGCCCGTACGCCGTGCCGACAGCGCCTCGGCCAACGGGCCGTCGCCGACGACGTCCTCGCCGGTCGGGGCCGTCCCGTCCAGCAGTTCGTCGCTCACCGAGACCACCGTGCGCTCCTCGACCCGCAGGTGCCGGCGCCGCCGCAGGTCCATCGGGTGGACCGGTGTCGCCTCGTAGAAGGGCCGCGCCGCGTGCGCGCGCCAGTCCACGAGCAGCGGCAGATCGTCCTCCTCCGTGTGCAGGCCGATCCGCCCGATGCGCAGGGCCGTGCCGTCCGTCCGGTCGATGCGCCCGAAGACCAGGCCTTTTTCCGCGCCCTCCAGCCGGCTGATTTCCCGGGACAGCCGCTCGGCTGCGTTTTCTCTCTCGTACGCCTCTCCGGCGCTTTCCGCCGGGGATTCCAGCACATTCGCCCGGTGTGCCCGCGCCGCGGAAATCCGCTCGGCGAGGAGGTCGTGCAACGCGGACACACAATGCCGCTCCAACGCAACCTGACGTGCAGCGGAACCGTTCGTGTCGGACAACGGGGGTTCCTTCGCATTCGGCAACAAGGGCTCCTTCGATTCGCGCCACACCCTACGATCGGAGCCCCCCGAAGGTAAGTCTTGACTTGCTTGTCGAGCCGTGGCCCCGTGACCGCGCCCATGACGTCCGAAAGCCTTTCCGCATTTCCTTCCGCTGTCGTCCGTGACGCGCATTGCGCGCCCGGTACCGGCGTGCCTCGGCGCGGGGCACGGCAGGCGCACCGCCGCCGGACGCCGAGGGCCCGCTCCCGCCCGGGGACGATGATCGCGATTGCTAGACTCCGCCTCTCTGCGGACGCCCGTCGCACAGCGGCTGGGGAGCCCTGACGGGCGTCTCGCGTGTTCACGGCACCTGCCCGCGTGCGCGGTGTGCCGCCAGGGGAGGGATCTCGTCAGCATGAGCAAGTCGCCCATGCCCGGTACGTCCGGCATGTTCACGAAGAGTACGTCCGGCCTGTCCGGGAAAGGCGCGTCCGGCATCTCCGGGAGACGGCTGACGACCGCCGTCGCCGTCGGTCTCGCGATGACGGCGGCGGTGCGGGACGCGGCGGCGGTGCGGGACGCGGCGGCGGGGGACGTGCTCCCCGTCGAGCCCGGCTCGGAGATCGTGAGCGCGGGAGCCACCGGGTTCCTGACCACGGACGCCGACGCCGACGTGCGCTGGACACGGTACGCGGACGGTTCGACCACCGAGTTCGGCCGGGACTACGGCCAGTTCACCGACACGCTGGGACACGGGTCGCTCTCCGACGTCGTGGTCACCGGCAACAGCAGC
This window contains:
- a CDS encoding HelD family protein — encoded protein: MSALHDLLAERISAARAHRANVLESPAESAGEAYERENAAERLSREISRLEGAEKGLVFGRIDRTDGTALRIGRIGLHTEEDDLPLLVDWRAHAARPFYEATPVHPMDLRRRRHLRVEERTVVSVSDELLDGTAPTGEDVVGDGPLAEALSARRTGRMHAAVATLQAEQDAIVRSAHRGVTVVQGGPGTGKTVVALHRAAYVLYAFPRAAQEGVLVVGPNARFLDYISQVLPSLGENEVDLTTCRELAGVPTDTADPYGTARLKGGAGLADALAALLRRHQAPAGDFAVRVGRQLVRLSDVEVAAARDAAVAAVPGHNPARQVFTELLVDAVTAAMRRDMGDVLEQIDADAARMTGLDLDRFTGADRRRAEGAADPGPAHELDVDAVRADLLDDAGVDRAVEALWPRLAPGDLVKALLTDADALAVCLPLLTAQERSLLLRGADAPWTDADVPLLDEAASLVDGPPRRTYGHVVVDEAQELTAMQWRMIVRRCPARGMTLVGDFAQSGPAATARDWKEALGPHVGPRFDLHDLTVSYRTTQQILEGVRDLLARIAPDQKPTRSLRSGDRPRTLTASPDGLVAAVVRELRAQSAAHPGELLGVICADTAVGELTARGVARHARVVPASEARGLEFDGVVVVDPEEIRTARPCGERDLYVALTRATKRLCTVTVEPA